CGCGGCGAGGATTCGCAGTCGGGCATCGCGGGCCGCGAGCCAGTCGCCGGCGGTGGTCGGCGCGAGCGGTGTCGCGGCGAGCCTCATCGACCGCGCCGGCGCCCGGCGCGCCACCAGGCCGCGAGGCCGGCGAGCCCGAGGATGTAGCCCAGACCGCCGAGGATGTCGTGCAGCCGCACCCGCTCTTCGTAGGCGATCAGCTGCTCGCGTAGCGGCCGGACCTGGCGGGCCACGGCGCGTTCGATGAGGAAGTCCAGGTCGGCAGGGGCGGCCATGTCTGTCGTTCGTGCGGTTGCGGCCGGCTCGGTTGCGGTCCCGGTCGGTTCGTTCGATCGAGGTGCCCCGTCGGGGTCATCTGCCCGCGGCGATTCGATCGCCAATTCTTCGCCGTGTACGGTCCACTCGGCGACGTGGCCGTCGCCGCTGTCGACGCGGATGCGGTGGTCGACCGGCGCACTGGCCCGGTAGCTGAACTCGCCTTCGTCGTCGGTGCGCAGCGCCGCGAGCACCCGCCCGTCCGGCGCTAGCACCTCGACCGCGGCGCCCTTCGCCCGTGCCCCGCCGGCGAAGTAGGCGCGGCCCTCGATGCGCTGGCCCTCGGCGAAGGCGAAGACCTTGAGCAGGTGGGCGTGCAGCGGCGTGGCGGTCGCGAGCAGGAGACAGGCCAGCGCCAGGCGTTTATCGATCATGGCCGGTGGCCTCCATCGGGCAGAGGATTTCGGGGGCCACCCGCCCGAGGAAGGTGACTGCGGCGCCGGTCACGAGGGCCTCGACGAAGGCGAGCGGCAGGTAGGTCAAGAGGATGATCTTGGCCGCTGGCACCAGTGCCGAACCGCTCGCGGCCAGCGCCATGGCGATCAGGACCCCGGTCAGCAGCACGCCGAGGGCGCCGGCGCCGGCCCCGATCAGGAAACCCCATCGGCCCGGCTGGCGGCAGAGCGGCGCCCGGAAGAGGGCGGCGCAGATCAGGGCGGGGAGGGCCATGTTCATCGTGTTGACGCCGAGCACCAGGAGCCCGCCGAAGCCGAAGAAGACCGCCTGGAGCACGAGGGCGACGAGGATTGCCGGCACCGCCGCCCAGCCGAGCACCAGACCCATGAGACCGTTCAGCAGCAGATGGACGCTGCTCGGTCCGACCGGGACGGCAATCAGCGAGGCGACGAAGAAGGCGGCGGCGAGGACCGCGGCCTGCGGGATGCGCTCGTAGTCGAGCCGGCGCAGCCCGACGAGCACGGCCCCGGCGGTGACGACGGCCCCGGTGATCAGCACCGGGGCCGCGAGGACGCCATCTGGGATGTGGGCGATGGGGGGTTCCTCAGCGGGGTGCCCCGGCGCGGCCGGGGCGCGGGTGGACTATTTCATGTCCCGGGCCTGGACCCAGATCAGCGCGCCCTGCTCGACCGAAACGTCCTCGCCGGCCGGGTTCTTCATCGGCTCGTCGCCTTCGAGCAGGGCGGCGAAGCCCCACCAGCCGGCGTGCGGCATCGCGTAGCTGAAGACCCCGTTGGCATCGGCCTTGATGACCTGAGTGACGTAGGGATCGGCCGGGGCCGTGACGCTGCCGTCGTTGCGCCATTCTACCTCGATCTCGGCGAAAGGCACTGGCTGGCCGGCCTTCTTGACGATGCCGCGGAACAGGTTGCCGGTCCACAGCCCGTAAGGGCGCACTAGGGGCTCGATCTCGACCGGCAGGCCCACTTCGGCGTCCCAGCCCTCCTCGGCCCCGAAGCCGTCGACGACGACCTTGGTGTAGTGGACGATCATCACGCCCTCGGCCGGCTCCCAGTAGGCTGCCGGTTGCAGATAGAAGACGTAGTCGCCGGGCTGCTTCACCCGATAGCGTGCCCGATAGGTCGCCTTGCCGTCCTCCTCGACTCGCTCGAGTGCGTTGCCGAGATCCTCACGGCCGGCGGGGCTGACGACGCCGAAGCGCACCGGCGCGGCCATGTCCATCAGGGGGCCGCCGGCCATCGGATGAGTGAAGCGCATGGCGAGCTCGACGCGGTTGCCCGTGTCTTCGTCGAGGATGTCCCGGTCGGGGATCAACTCCTGGAAGTGGGCCGAGGAGGCGCCCGGCCAAGCCAGAAACGTGGCCAGGACGAGGCCGAGCGATGTTCTGAAGGACTTGCGGTTCTGGGGCGTTGACAGCATCTTGATTCCTCAGACGATCTCAAGGGGAGGGCGGGTGACCTTCGACGGTGGCGCGCCCCGGAGCCGGTACGACTGGCGCCGGTATTATTAATGAGTGTTTTGTATCACGAAACCCACTGGCCGCCAATCCTGCGGCGCGGGCTGGGCACGAATCGTGCGCTATTATTGGGGCAGATTCCCTTGATTGGCGGGCGGCGGGCGACCTTCGGCGATGGCGAATTTTGCAACCCACCTCTATGGCGCGGCGGCCGTCAGCAGCACGGCGGCGATCGGTCTCTTCGCAATCGGCCTGGCGGATGCCGGACAGGCACAGGCCTATTTTGCCGTCGGTGTGGTCGGTGGACTGCTACCTGATATCGATTCGGACAGCTCGACACCTGTGCGGGCCTTTTTCGTCTTCATCGGCGCCGCCGCCGCCTTCCTCGTGAGCTTCGCACTGATCGAGCATCTGGCGCTGATCGAACTCGCTCTGGTCTGGTCAGCGGTGTTTCTGTTCGTGCGTTACGGCCTCTTCGAGGTCTTCGCGCACTTCACGGTGCATCGTGGTCTCTGGCACTCGTGGCTGGCGGCGCTGTTCGCGGCGCTGGCAACGGCCAACCTGGCCTACTGGGTGGTCGGGTGTTCGGCCTGGGAATCTTGGGTCTTCGCGGCCTTCACGGGGCTCGGCTATCTGACCCACCTGTGCCTCGATGAACTGGCGAGCGTCAACCTGCTCAACAGCCGCGTGAAGCGTTCACTCGGCACCGCGCTCAAGCCCTTCAGCCTGCGGTCGTCGTGGAGCTCGCTCGGCATGGCCGGGGTTGTCATGGTGCTCGTGCTCACCGCGCCGAGCCTGGCCCCGGTCGCCGAAGCGGCTCGCGGCCTCGGTTACGCACAAGAGGGGTTCACCGCCCGGCTCTGGCACCCCTCGCCCTGGCTCACCGAGTGGCGGGGCTGGGTCAGCGAGCGGATGGCGCGGCTGGGGGCGCGTTGACGTTGCGTTGACCGGAAGCGGCCTTGTCGCGTCTATCGCTGGCGCAGGTGATCGTATAAACTGCCGCCGCCATGGATCCACACTTTCTCGACTTCGAACAGCCGATCGCCGAGCTCGAGGCCAAGCTCGATGAACTGCGCCGCGTCGGTGACGACAACGCCCTCAACATCGGCGACGAGATCGAGCGTCTGCGCAAAAAGTGCATGGCGCTGACCGAGTCGATCTTCTCCTCGCTCACCCCCTGGCAGATCTCCCAGCTCTCCCGTCACCCGCGACGGCCCTATCTGCTCGACTATGTCGAGCGGCTGTTCGACGACTTCCAGGAGCTGCATGGCGATCGTGCCTTCGCCGACGACCGGGCCATCATCGGTGGCGTGGCACGCCTCGAGGGACGCTCGGTGATGGTCATCGGCCACCAGAAGGGGCGTGATACCAAGGAGAAGATCCAGCGCAACTTCGGCATGCCGCGCCCGGAGGGTTACCGCAAGGCCCTGCGGTTGATGGAGATGGCCGAGCGTTTCCGGTTGCCGATCCTGACCTTCATCGATACCCCGGGGGCCTATCCGGGTGTCGGTGCCGAGGAGCGCGGCCAGAGTGAGGCGATTGCCCGCAACCTTCAGGTCATGGCGGCGCTGCGCACGCCGATCGTCGGCACCGTCGTCGGCGAGGGCGGCTCCGGCGGCGCCCTGGCCATCGGCGTCGGCGATCGGATCCTGATGCTCCAATACGGGACCTACTCGGTGATCTCGCCCGAGGGCTGCGCGTCGATCCTCTGGAAGAGTGCCGACAAGGCCCAACTCGCCGCCGAGGCGATGGCCATTACCTCGGACAAGCTTCTCGATCAGGAACTGATCGACGCGATCGTTCCCGAGCCGCTCGGCGGTGCCCACCGCGATCTGGACACGATGGCCGCGACCCTGAAGGCAGCCCTGTTGGAGCACTTGGACGATCTGGCGACGATCGACATGGACGAACTCTTGGCCCGCCGCTACCAGCGCCTGATGGGCTGCGGCCGGTTCAAGGAATAGGTCCGGCCAAGCCGACCGCGAGGGCGCGGTGCCCAGGCTCGAATCGCACCAGCTTCTGCCCATACTCGCGCGCTTTCCGGTCGCCCGCCGTGGCTGGGTCGCCTTCAGTGGCGGGCTCGACTCCACCGTTCTCCTGCACGCCCTCGCCGGGCTGCGGTCGCGGCTGACCTTCGAGCTGCGCGCCGTCCACGTGAACCACGGCTTGCAGGTGGATGCGGCCCAGTGGGCGCGTCATTGCAGGCGTGTCTGCAATGGTCTCGGCGTGCCGCTGGCATCCCTCGCCGTCGCCGCGCGGGCCGCGCCCGGCGAGAGTCCTGAGGCAGCCGCCCGGGCAGCCCGCTACGGTGCACTCGCAGGGCTGATCCAGGCCGATGATCTGGTCCTCGCGGCCCATCACCAGGACGACCAGGCCGAGACCCTGCTTCTCGCCCTGTTGCGCGGCAGTGGCGTCCACGGCCTGGCGGCGATGCCGGTGGACGCCCCGCTTGGCTCTGGCCGTCTGGTGCGCCCGCTCCTCGGCTATCGCCGCCGCGACCTGCACGACTACGCCATCCGGGCCGGGCTCACCTGGATCGAGGATCCGAGCAACGCGGCGCTCGATCTCGACCGTAACCTGTTGCGCCATGAGGTGTTGCCGCGTTTACGGGAGCGTTGGCCTTCGGCGCCTGCCACCATCGCCCGCAGCGCCGCCCATTGCGCCGAGGCGGCGCGCATCGTCGACAACGCCGCCGCGGACTTGGTCATGCGCCTTGCGGGTGGCGACGACACCCTTTCGATCCCCGGTCTGCGCGAACTGCCCACGGCGCTCTGCCGCGCCGCGCTGCGCTACTGGGTCCGCGACCTCGGTCTGCCGGTGCCGGACCAGGTCCATCTCGAGCGGGTGCTGCGCGAGGTCCTTTCGGCCCGTCGAGACGCCGACCCGCTGGTCGCCTGGCCTGGCACGGAGATCCGCCGCTACCGCGAGCGCCTCTTCGCGCTCCGCCCGTTGCCGCCAAGGCCGGCTCCCGACCTGGCCCTCGATTGGTGGCCTGGGAGCGACCTCCGCCTGCCGGCCGGTCTCGGTCGCCTCGTGCGCCCGGCCGTCGGCGGTGACGATGCGATTGTGACGCCCCTCAAGATACGTTTCGCCGTTCCAGGCGCGCGCCTGCGTCCATATCCCGGAGCCCAGGGCCGGTCACTGAAGACGCTTTTTCAAGAGGCCGGCATACCGCCCTGGCTGAGGCCCTACATCCCGCTCGTCTTCGCCGGCGACGATCTGATCGCCGTGCCCGGTCTTTTGCCGAACCGGAACCGTCTGGCAATGGTGTGGCTCGATCATCCTTGGCAGGGACTCTTGTCGCAGCGTGGGCAGGGACGCCCTGACTCAGGGCGAGCGCACGACTAACGATCAGGCAGAATCGTCGCCCTCGTGCCGGGCACGAAGGGTAGCGGCCTATTGGCACACCTTGAAAGATCGTCATCCGGGTGACTGTGCAAGGTGCGCGATTTGTTGGCAGCAATTCCCGCTCACCACCTCGAGGTGACGCTGGGTCGGATAGGCCGGGCCGCGAGTTGGCCGCAGACAGAGGTAGTTCCTCCGCGACGAGCGGCGTTGCGATGCTTGGCTGTATCTTTCCCTCATCAATCCCCGCAGCACGTTCGGCCACGGCCGTGCGCTAGGAGGTGTCCGTTTTCGCTTGACCACGTCAGGTTCAAGGGTCGATGAAGGACAGACCTGGCGGATACATTCCGCGCCGGTCGACGGCATTCAATTGTGGAAGATCTCATTCGTGGGTGCCAAGCATTAACCCGCGTGAACTCACCGCCGGGTCCGTTCAGGGGGTACTGGTCGATTGGCAAGGCGCCAGTCTAGCCACTCAGGCCCCGTCCAGCCAGCGCCCGATCAGATAGCTGGCGATCGCCACCGAGGCACTGAGCACTGCGCCCCACAGGGTGTCGACGATGACGACCTTGAGCGGCCAGTCGGGCAGGGTCGCCATGTTCGTCAGTTCGTAGGTCATGTAGGTGAAGAAGCCGAACAGGGCGCCGTTGAGCAGCACGCGGCCGAGCGAGGCCTCGCCGAGCGCCGGGACGACGGCGAAGTAGAGGATGCCGGCGATGAAGATCAGGTAGAAGGCCACTGCGGCTATCCAGTTGACGTTGGGGCTCAGGATGTAGCCGAGGTTGGTCTGGTA
This portion of the Thioflavicoccus mobilis 8321 genome encodes:
- the cbiM gene encoding cobalt transporter CbiM, whose amino-acid sequence is MLITGAVVTAGAVLVGLRRLDYERIPQAAVLAAAFFVASLIAVPVGPSSVHLLLNGLMGLVLGWAAVPAILVALVLQAVFFGFGGLLVLGVNTMNMALPALICAALFRAPLCRQPGRWGFLIGAGAGALGVLLTGVLIAMALAASGSALVPAAKIILLTYLPLAFVEALVTGAAVTFLGRVAPEILCPMEATGHDR
- a CDS encoding DUF4198 domain-containing protein, with the translated sequence MLSTPQNRKSFRTSLGLVLATFLAWPGASSAHFQELIPDRDILDEDTGNRVELAMRFTHPMAGGPLMDMAAPVRFGVVSPAGREDLGNALERVEEDGKATYRARYRVKQPGDYVFYLQPAAYWEPAEGVMIVHYTKVVVDGFGAEEGWDAEVGLPVEIEPLVRPYGLWTGNLFRGIVKKAGQPVPFAEIEVEWRNDGSVTAPADPYVTQVIKADANGVFSYAMPHAGWWGFAALLEGDEPMKNPAGEDVSVEQGALIWVQARDMK
- a CDS encoding metal-dependent hydrolase — encoded protein: MANFATHLYGAAAVSSTAAIGLFAIGLADAGQAQAYFAVGVVGGLLPDIDSDSSTPVRAFFVFIGAAAAFLVSFALIEHLALIELALVWSAVFLFVRYGLFEVFAHFTVHRGLWHSWLAALFAALATANLAYWVVGCSAWESWVFAAFTGLGYLTHLCLDELASVNLLNSRVKRSLGTALKPFSLRSSWSSLGMAGVVMVLVLTAPSLAPVAEAARGLGYAQEGFTARLWHPSPWLTEWRGWVSERMARLGAR
- a CDS encoding acetyl-CoA carboxylase carboxyltransferase subunit alpha; translated protein: MDPHFLDFEQPIAELEAKLDELRRVGDDNALNIGDEIERLRKKCMALTESIFSSLTPWQISQLSRHPRRPYLLDYVERLFDDFQELHGDRAFADDRAIIGGVARLEGRSVMVIGHQKGRDTKEKIQRNFGMPRPEGYRKALRLMEMAERFRLPILTFIDTPGAYPGVGAEERGQSEAIARNLQVMAALRTPIVGTVVGEGGSGGALAIGVGDRILMLQYGTYSVISPEGCASILWKSADKAQLAAEAMAITSDKLLDQELIDAIVPEPLGGAHRDLDTMAATLKAALLEHLDDLATIDMDELLARRYQRLMGCGRFKE
- the tilS gene encoding tRNA lysidine(34) synthetase TilS, coding for MPRLESHQLLPILARFPVARRGWVAFSGGLDSTVLLHALAGLRSRLTFELRAVHVNHGLQVDAAQWARHCRRVCNGLGVPLASLAVAARAAPGESPEAAARAARYGALAGLIQADDLVLAAHHQDDQAETLLLALLRGSGVHGLAAMPVDAPLGSGRLVRPLLGYRRRDLHDYAIRAGLTWIEDPSNAALDLDRNLLRHEVLPRLRERWPSAPATIARSAAHCAEAARIVDNAAADLVMRLAGGDDTLSIPGLRELPTALCRAALRYWVRDLGLPVPDQVHLERVLREVLSARRDADPLVAWPGTEIRRYRERLFALRPLPPRPAPDLALDWWPGSDLRLPAGLGRLVRPAVGGDDAIVTPLKIRFAVPGARLRPYPGAQGRSLKTLFQEAGIPPWLRPYIPLVFAGDDLIAVPGLLPNRNRLAMVWLDHPWQGLLSQRGQGRPDSGRAHD
- a CDS encoding DUF2177 family protein, yielding MNMLFYAKLYLLTVPVFFAIDMLWLGLIAKDFYQTNLGYILSPNVNWIAAVAFYLIFIAGILYFAVVPALGEASLGRVLLNGALFGFFTYMTYELTNMATLPDWPLKVVIVDTLWGAVLSASVAIASYLIGRWLDGA